The proteins below are encoded in one region of Canis lupus dingo isolate Sandy chromosome 30, ASM325472v2, whole genome shotgun sequence:
- the SRP14 gene encoding signal recognition particle 14 kDa protein — MVLLESEQFLTELTRLFQKCRLSGSVFITLKKYDGRTKPIPRKGSVEGFEPSDNKCLLRATDGKKKISTVVSSKEVNKFQMAYSNLLRANMDGLKKRDKKSKSKKSKAAQ, encoded by the exons ATGGTGCTGCTGGAGAGCGAGCAG TTCCTGACGGAGCTGACCAGACTCTTCCAGAAGTGCCGCTTGTCGGGCAGCGTGTTCATCACCCTGAAGAAGT ATGATGGTCGAACTAAACCCATTCCAAGGAAAGGTTCTGTAGAGGGCTTTGAGCCCTCAGACAACAAGTGTCTGTTAAGAGCTACTGATGGGAAAAAGAAGATCAGCACCGTG gtGAGCTCCAAAGAAGTAAACAAGTTTCAGATG GCTTACTCAAACCTATTGAGAGCTAACATGGATGGACTGAAGAAGAGGGACAAAAAGAGCAAGAGTAAGAAGAGCAAAGCGGCACAGTGA